In one bacterium genomic region, the following are encoded:
- a CDS encoding transketolase C-terminal domain-containing protein, translating into MNPNAYLVKDILKPEQKPTRDGYGDGLVLAGEKNKNVVVLCADLTESTRSLAFQKKFPERFIEMGVAEQNLASVAAGLALAGKIPFISSYATFSPGRNNEQIRTTIAYNEANVKIAGAHAGISVGPDGATHQALEDIGLTRMMPNMRVVVPCDYEEAKKATVASAELVGPVYLRFTREKSAMITTSHTPFKIGRAEVFKDGKDVVIFGCGPLIYNAIKASIDLEKERIQVAVVNIHTIKPLDKDTILRYVHSAHAVVSVEEHQIYGGLGSAISELLAKEMPVPMEFIGVSDSFGESGKPEELIEKYGMGVESIKKAVKKVLSRK; encoded by the coding sequence ATGAATCCTAATGCATATTTAGTAAAAGATATTTTAAAACCAGAACAAAAACCAACCCGCGATGGTTATGGCGATGGCTTAGTTTTAGCTGGAGAAAAAAATAAAAATGTAGTGGTATTGTGCGCCGATTTAACCGAATCTACTCGTTCTTTAGCTTTTCAAAAAAAGTTTCCCGAAAGATTTATAGAAATGGGCGTGGCCGAACAAAATTTAGCTTCGGTGGCGGCAGGATTGGCTCTTGCCGGAAAAATTCCTTTTATATCTTCTTATGCCACTTTTAGCCCGGGTAGAAATAACGAACAAATTAGAACCACGATTGCTTACAACGAAGCCAATGTAAAAATTGCAGGCGCGCACGCTGGCATATCAGTCGGTCCAGATGGCGCTACGCATCAGGCTTTAGAAGATATTGGGCTTACACGAATGATGCCAAATATGAGAGTGGTTGTGCCCTGCGATTACGAAGAAGCTAAAAAGGCTACAGTGGCCTCGGCAGAATTAGTGGGGCCAGTTTATTTACGTTTTACACGCGAAAAAAGCGCCATGATTACAACTTCTCATACCCCTTTTAAAATTGGCCGCGCTGAAGTTTTTAAAGATGGAAAAGATGTTGTAATTTTTGGTTGTGGGCCATTAATTTATAATGCAATTAAAGCTTCAATAGATTTAGAAAAAGAAAGAATACAAGTAGCGGTGGTAAATATTCATACCATAAAACCTTTAGATAAAGATACAATATTAAGATATGTTCATAGCGCGCACGCTGTGGTTAGCGTAGAAGAACATCAAATATATGGCGGGTTGGGTAGTGCCATTTCCGAGCTGTTAGCCAAAGAAATGCCAGTACCGATGGAATTTATTGGAGTCAGTGATAGTTTTGGGGAATCAGGCAAACCCGAAGAGCTTATAGAAAAATATGGCATGGGTGTGGAATCAATAAAAAAAGCGGTTAAAAAAGTGCTATCGCGTAAGTAA